The DNA segment GAGCCAGAAGCAACTATCCCTCCATCTAAGCTGAAATTGCATTTGATGGGGAAACCAAATACACCATGACTTTCATATCTCTTGTACTTGTCGAGTTTGAATGGCGGCTGGGATGAGAATATTGCAATATAGTTTCCATTGGATTGAGAAATAAAATATGGCTCAAAAGGATGACATCTTATACTGGGGCATGTGTATGCTTCTGTGTAGACCTGAAATGTGCAGAAGAGGGTTATGATATGCAGAGCCTGGAAAATACAGAACATTTCAGAGATggacaaaaaaaaatcagaagaaATACACAAAAGAAGCCACGAACCTCTGAGCATGTATGTCAATGCAACAAAGAAGAAACATTTTATTGTTGCGTAGATTCACTATAGCCAGGTtagatataaaaatatatcacgggcgaattttattttttcaatttgaGATGCACAACACCCATGTCTCATCCGGGAGAGAGATGAGAGGGAAGGGACTCCCATGGGATTAAATGGATAAACAATGAATTTGTCCTGATTTCACATCGATTTTTTCACGATAACTTGTGAAGTGACATATAAGTGGTTTTAGTAGGCCATCCACCTAAAAAACTAGTCTTTGGGCTTGGGCTCCCCTATTGAACTAATATCTAAAAAATTGATGCTCACGTTGTAGGTTGAATTAAGATTCGTGTCAAACATTGGTAAGGGAGTGAAAActgtcaaaaataaaaagaaaagaaaagactaCAATACACCAGAAATTATGACCACCACCACAAATGAGGCAAAAATGGAAGCATGAGAAAGCTCTAATGGTCTGGAGCCAAGCGATAAACCTTCTATCAGAGCAAATATTCCTTGGTAGATCCATCATCCATGCATTGTACTTACGTGaataaattaccattttgtaTGCAATAATTTAACAATGACCAAGTACCAgcacaaacaaaaataaatttttttacctGATTAGATAATGGAATTTCTCGTGAAACGTCCCAAACAATAATTGCATTTTCACTAAGATTGCTTTTGGACACATCGCTCGAGGTGATAACTTGCTTGCCATCAATAGTGAATTCTACATCAAGAATGGGACCAAGACTTCGCACATATTTGTGTACCACCTTGCCAGCCCTGATATCCCATAATTTAAGCTGGCCTTTCGATCCCCCGGAGAGAAAAAGGTTGCAATTGCTTGGGAAAAATTTAACAACTTCTACAAATTGATCCTCCTTTAAAATCTGAAGCTCAATTCCCTTTTCTACATCAATCAACCTTGATGTGCAGTCATAACCACATGAGAGCACATATAATCCATCATCCGACCATTTCACATCTTTTACTGCTGCATGGTGGCAATTTAATATCCTGGCTCTTTTCTGATCTCGACTCCACACATTCCATATGCAGACAGTATGATCCATTCCGGCAGATGCAAGAAGGTGAGCTGAAAACTAAAATTATAGAACAGATCAGAAAGTCGCAGAATGATAAGATATGACAGCAGGACGGTACTGACAATCAAGAAGGTGAGATTTTCAACA comes from the Henckelia pumila isolate YLH828 chromosome 1, ASM3356847v2, whole genome shotgun sequence genome and includes:
- the LOC140874205 gene encoding uncharacterized protein → MDLLFKTYATDSDDGGAAADCGAGRFEQENLLKPLPKRIRIETSHAIPTKLPMPAPEALIPGGYISKRQRAALDSAPKLPDTNPLSRSLSPVVGNLSDSDLPHDILMTLRRHVKVRVGSTQTPQSVSVALSGHAKSVNAVQWSRTHAHLLASAGMDHTVCIWNVWSRDQKRARILNCHHAAVKDVKWSDDGLYVLSCGYDCTSRLIDVEKGIELQILKEDQFVEVVKFFPSNCNLFLSGGSKGQLKLWDIRAGKVVHKYVRSLGPILDVEFTIDGKQVITSSDVSKSNLSENAIIVWDVSREIPLSNQVYTEAYTCPSIRCHPFEPYFISQSNGNYIAIFSSQPPFKLDKYKRYESHGVFGFPIKCNFSLDGGIVASGSSDGCMYFYDSKTSKLLKKIKAYEQACVDVVFHPTMPNAVASCSWSGQVSVFQ